One window from the genome of Daphnia pulex isolate KAP4 chromosome 9, ASM2113471v1 encodes:
- the LOC124202569 gene encoding E3 ubiquitin-protein ligase RNF170-like: MVMFSIECVGEEVILGTLAFGIALVLFGYYTIRSKRREQTEINQPRRRYSQQNECPVCRNDIKYEVETNCGHIFCCRCWLAYMAHMARGSFVGAVLCPVCRQQVTSLFQAFSKNKLNPVSASDEEPDLANFIREINSYNRRYSGEPKPFWENIRELPILFRRILSQVFSEGGFFYLYRLRAILSAIRCVMTLLSLLDIIPVAAFGLIGLVNDLLALLMVAVMFNTNVIRTNIANIFANFNNQPPEAYVMFGMLSQVLADFIALVARAFFFLLDSIPWTIIIP; this comes from the exons ATGGTAATGTTCAGTATCGAATGTGTTGGCGAAGAGGTTATTCTCGGCACACTCGCTTTTGGGATTGCCCTCGTTCTTTTTGGATACTACACGATAAG GTCTAAGAGACGAGAACAAACTGAAATTAACCAACCGAGAAGAAGGTACAGTCAACAGAATGAATGCCCTGTCTGCCGCAATGACATTAAGTATGAAGTGGAGACCAACTGTGGCCATATCTTCTGCT GTCGTTGTTGGCTTGCCTACATGGCCCACATGGCCCGTGGCAGTTTTGTAGGAGCAGTCCTTTGCCCTGTTTGCAGACAGCAG GTTACGAGCCTCTTCCAAGCTTTCAGCAAGAATAAATTGAATCCCGTCAGTGCGTCAGATGAAGAGCCAGATTTAGCCAATTTCATCCGTGAAATCAATAGCTACAATCGTCGCTACAGTGGCGAACCCAAACCG TTCTGGGAGAATATTCGCGAGCTTCCTATTCTATTCCGTCGCATTTTAAGCCAAGTTTTTTCAGAAGGAGGCTTCTTTTACTTGTATCGCCTTCGTGCCATCCTTTCCGCGATTCGATGTGTGATGACCCTCCTTTCACTGCTTGATATCATACCGGTAGCAGCCTTCGGTCTGATAGGCCTTGTCAATGATCTTTTAGCCCTTCTGATGGTCGCCGTGATGTTCAACACCAATGTTATCCGCACTAATATCGCCAATATTTTCGCCAATTTTAATAATCAACCCCCAGAAGCATATGTAATGTTTGGAATGCTATCTCAAGTGCTAGCTGATTTTATTGCTCTAGTTGCCagggcttttttctttttactcgaTTCAATCCCCTGGACAATCATCATTCCTTAA
- the LOC124202678 gene encoding SCF E3 ubiquitin ligase complex F-box protein grrA-like — MPKVKTVISLYSQCINRVKSHLKVFDIPVDDKLLTTWRGSPWDRKRTESESDMNPFETLPAVLLDAIIQSFCGSQTENTIVKHHINIRNFITTKLQKLIVPSCPYDYEQFSNFLPKLEKLQVLALCYSNIDDSCLKLIATCCKNLRILDISKCKKLTDTGIEWLVPKTAELSKTLLELMVGCDAVTKRGIIFVVQNCPSLEVVENINVFDALVELARSSALAQSNILNTNITRLILRPAEVYLSGQLELVVRFCPSVFHMIIFVKEGLTDTDLFCLTSLKNLQILKIIRHSSSTLNEITFDKSLAPVLKVIGSLLEVLYIAYFELVDIWTVVKFCPNLMSLSLRNHCQSLSVLSENEIIQLRNEKGRGYFQDLKILGGGFNLSNDILFGLLSCPLLESVWITHCDALTDELLQEVIANGSVKNLKILSLNFCHLVTKQGLDALVMNDNRLEQLSFRHCLNITQQNVCDWNEYARCRNWELRINRV; from the exons ATGCCCAAAGTTAAAACTGTCATCTCACTTTATTCACAGTGTATTAACCGTGTTAAGAGCCATTTAAAAGTTTTCGATATTCCCGTTGATGATAAGCTTCTAACAACATGGAGGGGCAGTCCATGGGACCGAAAAAGGACCGAAAGCGAGTCCGACATGAATCCTTTTGAAACTTTGC CCGCGGTCCTGTTGGATGCTATCATCCAGTCTTTTTGTGGTAGCCAAACTGAGAATACGATCGTGAAGCATCATATCAACATCAGGAATTTCATTACAACCAAACTTCAAAAGTTAATTGTTCCTAGTTGTCCCTATGACTATGAACAATTCTCAAATTTCTTACCCAAACTTGAAAAACTGCAAGTGTTAGCCTTGTGTTATTCGAATATTGACGATTCTTGTTTAAAACTCATAGCGACATGCTGTAAAAATTTGAG gATATTGGATATTAGCAAATGCAAAAAATTGACGGATACTGGCATTGAATGGTTAGTTCCCAAAACAGCCGAACTGAGCAAGACCCTTCTTGAATTAATGGTGGGCTGCGATGCTGTAACCAAAAGAGGAATAATATTTGTTGTACAGAATTGTCCATCCTTGGAGGTCGTCGAGAACATCAACGTGTTCGATGCGTTAGTGGAATTGGCTCGGTCATCGGCGTTAGctcaatcaaacattttaaatactAATATCACTCGTCTAATCCTTCGCCCTGCTGAAGTTTATTTAAGCGGTCAACTTGAGTTAGTTGTACGTTTTTGCCCTTCGGTATTCCATATGATCATTTTTGTTAAAGAAGGGTTAACAGATACTGATCTGTTTTGCTTAACGAGTTTGAAGAACCTACAGATACTCAAAATCATACGTCACAGCAGCTCAACTCTTAACGAAATAACCTTTGACAAGAGCTTGGCTCCAGTACTGAAGGTAATCGGAAGTTTGTTAGAAGTCCTTTACATCGCATACTTTGAATTGGTTGATATTTGGACCGTTGTCAAGTTCTGCCCCAATTTAATGTCCCTGAGCTTGAGAAATCACTGCCAAAGTTTAAGTGTCTTGTCTGAAAACGAAATCATTCAATTGCGTAACGAAAAAGGGCGTGGTTATTTTCAAGATCTGAAGATTCTGGGGGGCGGCTTTAACCTTTCAAATGACATTCTGTTTGGTTTGTTATCTTGTCCTTTACTAGAGAGCGTTTGGATAACACACTGTGACGCGCTCACTGACGAATTGTTACAAGAAGTTATTGCAAATGGCTCAGTAAAAAATCTGAAGATACTCAGTCTAAATTTCTGTCATTTAGTGACTAAGCAGGGATTAGATGCACTGGTGATGAATGACAATCGCCTTGAACAACTAAGCTTCCGTCATTGTCTGAACATAACCCAACAAAATGTTTGCGATTGGAACGAATATGCTCGTTGTCGAAATTGGGAATTGCGAATAAATAGGGTTTGA
- the LOC124202681 gene encoding inositol oxygenase-like, with protein MRIIADHQVECTDPSRMVRPEPIFANKPIEAFRQYEGNSGIHERVFRTYKLMHTHQTTEFAQRKLNEWCKFERFSATIMEALERLNDLVDESDPDTDLPNIVHAFQTAERIRHAHPDRDWFHLTGLIHDLGKVMAFYEPQWAVVGDTFVCGAAFAPSIVYRSNTFEENPDLNDARYNTQYGIYSANCGLDQVTMSWGHDEYLYRVLRNHGATLPDEALYMIRYHSFYPWHSGGDYMHLSSERDLQMLPWVREFNEFDLYTKSDSLPDLEALTPYYQSLIDKYIPGTVRW; from the exons ATGAGGATCATCGCCGATCACCAG GTGGAATGCACGGACCCTTCGAGAATGGTTCGACCCGAGCCGATTTTCGCCAACAAGCCCATCGAAGCATTCCGGCAATACGAAGGCAACAGCGGCATTCACGAACGCGTTTTTCGCACTTACAAATTGATGCACACGCACCAGACGACGGAATTCGCTCAGCGCAAA CTGAATGAGTGGTGCAAATTTGAACGTTTTTCGGCAACAATCATGGAAGCTTTGGAACGTCTGAACGACTTGGTGGATGAATCTGACCCCGACACAGACCTGCCGAACATCGTTCACGCTTTCCAGACGGCCGAACGCATCCGCCATGCGCATCCGGATCGCGATTGGTTTCATTTGACAGGTCTTATTCACGACCTTGGAAAG GTGATGGCATTTTACGAGCCTCAATGGGCAGTCGTCGGCGACACTTTTGTGTGCGGAGCGGCTTTTGCTCCATCTATTGTCTACCGTTCGAATACGTTTGAGGAAAATCCGGATTTAAACGACGCTCGTTACAACACCCAATACGGCATTTACTCTGCCAACTGTGGGCTGGATCAAGTGACCATGTCCTGGGGACACGACGAATACCTGTACCGCGTGTTGCGCAATCACGGCGCTACCCTTCCGGACGAGGCTCTCTACATGATCAG GTATCACTCGTTCTACCCGTGGCATTCCGGAGGCGATTATATGCACCTGAGTTCCGAACGTGACTTGCAAATGCTCCCGTGGGTCCGCGAGTTCAA TGAATTTGATTTGTATACCAAAAGCGACTCGTTGCCCGACTTGGAGGCCCTCACTCCTTATTACCAATCATTGATTGACAAGTATATTCCCGGCACGGTTCGTTGGTGA